In a genomic window of Streptomyces noursei ATCC 11455:
- the mihF gene encoding integration host factor, actinobacterial type → MALPTLSPAQRSEALKKAAAVRKERGEILAQLKDHKVTLEEVLKREDTVVGKTYVKRLLEALPGIGKVRASQLLDELGISETRRVQGLGARQKERLLSLYPPRA, encoded by the coding sequence ATGGCTCTGCCCACGCTAAGCCCGGCTCAGCGGTCCGAGGCGTTGAAGAAGGCCGCGGCTGTCCGCAAGGAGCGCGGCGAGATCCTGGCCCAGCTCAAGGACCACAAAGTGACATTGGAGGAGGTGTTGAAGCGCGAAGACACGGTGGTTGGGAAGACCTACGTAAAGCGATTGCTGGAAGCGCTGCCAGGAATCGGCAAGGTGCGCGCCAGTCAACTGCTGGACGAACTCGGGATCTCCGAGACCCGACGAGTGCAGGGCCTCGGCGCCCGTCAGAAGGAACGACTTCTCAGTCTCTACCCGCCCCGCGCGTGA
- a CDS encoding LysM peptidoglycan-binding domain-containing protein, whose amino-acid sequence MPTVSHHRGVLRKPGAVVRAVVSVVVLAAAMIGAPVGLAMASPLVWASGGDALFHLLSRPDTGAAALVVVLAVAWLAWAQFTLSVLVEIVAQVRGRVIRPRWSLAVSQRAAATLISSIVVLLPTGTALAAPVSAHAISAHPSAGPARGPSSLGDATPAARTAQMDGPMVQAAQTQTQRTYTVREVRPAESLWGIAEKELGNGELWTAIADLNEGRTMPDGAIFHAEGFIQPGWVLRLPDTGQHAGQPHDAKARTVVVKEGQTLSDIARQQLGDASQYPRIFEANRNARFTDPGLIYPGQHLTVPSPTSDGTKSSKSAPPPDTLHRPAPSQGSPGAQRDRDTQALPHQNNHASPRPKQPEQPAGPSSADPTHTAAAAPPAAHPSPTPTPTSEPSTAHPSPTSAGPAAPDARNVSHQSDTGIGTQQLAGIGALLAAALTGGLALKRILQQRRRKAGETIAMPDEASALEQSLAAAAEPGSVQLLDTAARTLHHHLLDQGEKLPALHGARVTGRTVELRPDAPATAPIPPFTAGADGWWTLPEKAQLLDADQARKVPAPWPGLVTIGSNPDGDLLLVNLPHTRTLLIEGNEAEVRTVVRAIAMEAATCSWSDRTEILTVGLGEELSTLLPQGRVRAVPHLRAATRDLGELLLEQHQSVDAETKPLPWLLICAADAEEQDAWDLADAVAAARDLPVALVLPAARTAACFPEAEILRADGDEQTCSALSSRVVIQHVTDQDYAQFIADLRTAEEPARPAEGPWRNVPDPTQIPETDGHIEEGTPFAALAAAAGPATIHRFPMQPPTGEPAEGDAEGVVDEEGRAPAAVVTLHKGTADEHAEQVNPAGTGSENPDAPQIQVLGPVAVTGIQASGHGGKLASLAALLFFKPGRGAEALCEAMDPASPWSRATLQSRMSELRSRLGSDTDGELYLPRHLNAGYRLSPAVRCDWVRFQHLAEQGLALGPDVGLAQLEEALELVRGRPFEGGDHAWAAPLLQEMLARITDVAHTIATWRLTGPSKDLDAARRSITIGLEVDDSAELLYQGWMKIEHAAGNRAGIYKAVEALQTVNRRLDVGMLPASEALIEKLLASPAHAEVM is encoded by the coding sequence ATGCCTACTGTTTCTCACCACCGGGGTGTTCTCCGGAAGCCGGGTGCGGTGGTGCGCGCGGTCGTCAGCGTGGTGGTGCTGGCCGCTGCGATGATCGGGGCTCCGGTCGGTCTTGCGATGGCGTCGCCCCTGGTGTGGGCCAGCGGTGGCGATGCTCTGTTCCACCTGCTCAGCCGTCCCGATACCGGTGCTGCGGCCCTGGTGGTCGTGCTGGCCGTCGCCTGGCTGGCCTGGGCGCAGTTCACGCTGAGCGTGTTGGTCGAGATCGTCGCGCAGGTCCGTGGCCGCGTCATCCGCCCGAGGTGGTCCCTGGCGGTCAGCCAGCGTGCCGCGGCGACGCTCATCAGCAGCATCGTGGTGCTCCTGCCGACCGGCACCGCGCTGGCGGCTCCCGTCTCTGCTCATGCCATCAGCGCTCATCCAAGTGCTGGGCCGGCTCGTGGCCCGTCCTCGCTTGGCGACGCGACGCCGGCCGCGAGGACAGCGCAGATGGACGGTCCTATGGTCCAGGCGGCTCAGACGCAGACGCAGCGCACCTACACCGTGCGGGAGGTCAGGCCGGCGGAGAGTCTGTGGGGCATTGCCGAGAAGGAGTTGGGTAACGGGGAGTTGTGGACGGCTATCGCCGACCTCAACGAGGGCCGCACCATGCCAGACGGCGCGATCTTCCACGCTGAGGGGTTCATACAGCCGGGGTGGGTACTGCGGCTACCAGATACTGGGCAGCACGCCGGACAACCCCACGATGCCAAGGCGCGGACCGTGGTGGTCAAGGAGGGCCAGACACTCTCCGACATCGCCCGGCAGCAACTCGGCGACGCCTCCCAGTATCCGCGGATCTTCGAAGCCAACCGCAACGCGCGGTTCACCGACCCCGGCCTCATCTACCCCGGGCAGCACCTGACGGTGCCCTCACCGACCAGCGACGGCACGAAATCCTCAAAATCCGCCCCGCCTCCCGACACGTTGCACCGCCCCGCCCCGAGCCAGGGCTCACCGGGCGCCCAGCGTGATCGAGATACCCAAGCCCTGCCCCACCAGAACAACCATGCCTCGCCCCGTCCCAAGCAACCGGAGCAACCCGCCGGTCCGTCCTCAGCCGACCCGACGCACACGGCGGCCGCCGCTCCCCCGGCGGCGCACCCCTCCCCCACGCCGACCCCCACTTCTGAACCCAGCACCGCTCATCCCTCTCCTACCTCGGCGGGCCCTGCGGCACCGGACGCGAGGAACGTCAGCCACCAGTCCGACACCGGCATCGGGACCCAGCAACTCGCCGGAATCGGGGCACTACTGGCTGCGGCGCTGACCGGCGGGCTGGCGCTGAAACGCATCCTCCAACAGCGACGACGCAAGGCGGGCGAGACGATCGCCATGCCCGACGAAGCCAGCGCACTGGAGCAGTCCCTGGCCGCGGCCGCCGAACCCGGCAGCGTCCAGCTTCTGGACACCGCCGCGCGCACCCTGCACCACCACCTGCTCGACCAGGGCGAAAAACTGCCGGCGCTGCACGGCGCCCGAGTCACCGGCCGAACCGTGGAACTTCGGCCCGACGCCCCCGCCACGGCACCGATCCCGCCGTTCACCGCGGGGGCGGACGGGTGGTGGACCCTGCCCGAGAAGGCTCAGTTGCTCGACGCCGACCAGGCGCGGAAGGTGCCCGCGCCGTGGCCGGGCCTGGTGACCATCGGCAGCAACCCCGATGGCGATCTGCTGCTGGTCAACCTCCCCCACACCCGCACCCTTTTGATCGAGGGCAACGAGGCGGAGGTGCGCACGGTGGTACGGGCCATCGCGATGGAGGCCGCGACATGCAGTTGGAGCGACCGCACCGAGATCCTCACCGTGGGACTGGGAGAGGAGTTGTCCACCCTTCTCCCCCAGGGTCGTGTCCGGGCGGTGCCCCACCTGCGGGCCGCCACCCGGGACCTGGGCGAACTCCTACTGGAGCAGCATCAATCTGTCGACGCCGAGACCAAACCACTGCCGTGGCTGCTGATCTGCGCTGCCGACGCCGAGGAGCAGGACGCGTGGGACCTGGCCGATGCCGTCGCCGCCGCCCGGGACCTGCCCGTCGCGCTGGTGCTCCCCGCTGCCCGCACCGCCGCCTGCTTTCCCGAAGCGGAGATCCTGCGTGCCGATGGCGACGAGCAGACCTGCAGTGCGCTGTCCAGCCGTGTGGTCATCCAGCACGTCACCGACCAGGACTACGCCCAGTTCATCGCCGACTTGCGCACTGCCGAGGAACCCGCCCGGCCAGCCGAGGGCCCGTGGCGGAACGTCCCTGATCCCACCCAAATCCCCGAGACGGATGGGCACATCGAGGAGGGGACGCCGTTTGCGGCGCTCGCGGCGGCCGCCGGTCCTGCCACCATTCACCGGTTCCCGATGCAGCCTCCCACCGGGGAACCAGCGGAAGGAGATGCGGAGGGTGTTGTCGATGAAGAAGGCCGCGCGCCGGCTGCGGTAGTGACGCTGCACAAGGGCACCGCGGACGAGCACGCTGAGCAGGTCAACCCCGCAGGCACAGGGTCTGAGAATCCCGATGCACCGCAGATCCAGGTCCTCGGGCCGGTCGCAGTGACTGGGATCCAGGCATCGGGACACGGCGGGAAGCTCGCCTCGCTGGCGGCATTGCTCTTCTTCAAACCCGGCCGTGGTGCCGAGGCGCTGTGCGAGGCCATGGATCCCGCCTCGCCTTGGTCACGGGCCACCCTGCAATCGCGCATGTCGGAGCTGCGCAGCCGCCTCGGCTCCGACACTGATGGCGAGCTGTACCTTCCGCGGCATCTCAACGCCGGATACCGCCTCTCGCCCGCCGTGCGCTGCGACTGGGTCCGCTTCCAACACCTGGCCGAACAGGGTCTTGCCCTCGGCCCGGACGTCGGCCTTGCACAACTGGAAGAAGCCCTGGAGCTGGTGCGAGGGCGTCCCTTCGAAGGTGGCGACCACGCCTGGGCAGCGCCCCTGCTCCAAGAAATGCTGGCCCGGATCACGGACGTCGCGCACACCATCGCCACATGGCGGCTCACCGGCCCGAGCAAGGATCTGGATGCCGCGCGACGCTCCATCACCATCGGACTTGAAGTCGATGACAGCGCGGAACTCCTCTACCAAGGCTGGATGAAAATCGAGCACGCCGCAGGCAACCGCGCCGGGATCTACAAAGCCGTCGAGGCCCTCCAAACCGTCAACCGTCGACTCGATGTCGGCATGCTGCCGGCGTCCGAGGCCCTCATCGAGAAACTGCTTGCCAGCCCTGCACATGCCGAGGTGATGTAG
- a CDS encoding type II secretion system F family protein has translation MSVVPGVIAGVAAGGGLALLVGELGRVQPSLEQSLRRASGGVAVAAAASRDEAVGRWVLQRLRHVPGVSIPTRNLLLLQQAPERFVVLKVGMAVLGLLLPSVALLPWMFLGGGVPFVVPTAAGLAAAAVLWFVPDLSVRDQAKRAREEFAHAMAAYLDLVALKRAGDAGPTEALEQAAGVGEGWAFQRIGQALARARIDKIAPWQALADMTEELGLPVLSDVADIMRQSSDDGAAVYSTLRGRARALRTELLEAQAAEANADSEKMTAPGALLAVLVMLLLAFPAVIRIVAT, from the coding sequence ATGAGCGTGGTGCCTGGCGTCATAGCGGGCGTTGCCGCGGGTGGTGGTCTCGCGCTGCTGGTCGGTGAACTGGGCAGGGTGCAGCCGTCCTTGGAACAGTCGTTGCGCCGTGCGTCAGGGGGTGTCGCGGTTGCGGCTGCGGCCAGTCGGGATGAAGCGGTCGGGCGGTGGGTGCTGCAGCGTCTGCGTCACGTGCCGGGGGTGAGCATCCCTACCCGGAACCTGTTGCTGTTGCAGCAGGCCCCCGAGCGGTTCGTGGTGCTGAAGGTGGGCATGGCGGTACTGGGACTGCTGCTGCCGTCGGTGGCGCTGTTGCCGTGGATGTTTCTTGGCGGCGGCGTCCCCTTTGTCGTGCCGACCGCGGCGGGGCTGGCTGCGGCAGCGGTGTTGTGGTTCGTTCCCGACCTGTCGGTGCGGGACCAGGCGAAGCGGGCTCGGGAGGAGTTCGCCCATGCTATGGCGGCCTACCTGGACCTGGTTGCGCTCAAGCGGGCCGGGGACGCCGGGCCGACCGAGGCCCTGGAACAGGCCGCGGGTGTCGGTGAGGGATGGGCGTTCCAGCGGATCGGGCAGGCGCTGGCGCGCGCCCGGATCGACAAGATCGCGCCATGGCAGGCGTTGGCCGACATGACCGAGGAGTTGGGTCTGCCCGTGCTGAGCGACGTCGCCGACATCATGCGGCAGTCCAGCGACGACGGTGCGGCCGTCTACTCCACGCTGCGCGGTCGAGCCCGGGCGTTGCGTACCGAACTGTTGGAGGCGCAGGCGGCCGAGGCCAATGCCGACAGCGAGAAGATGACCGCTCCCGGTGCCCTGCTCGCTGTGCTGGTCATGCTGCTTCTCGCCTTCCCGGCCGTCATCCGCATCGTCGCTACCTGA
- a CDS encoding TadE/TadG family type IV pilus assembly protein, which produces MAIVLPAIIVLTLAVVQAGLWFLARGIALTAAREGAAAARSYHATLGQGQERARSVLDRTAGDLLTGATVQAAGTGERVRIEVTGRALSLLPGVPGLQITQVATGPIERYTSPGG; this is translated from the coding sequence ATGGCGATCGTGCTGCCGGCCATCATCGTGCTGACCCTCGCCGTGGTGCAGGCGGGGCTGTGGTTCCTGGCGCGCGGCATCGCGCTGACCGCTGCACGTGAAGGCGCTGCCGCCGCACGGAGTTACCACGCCACGCTCGGCCAGGGGCAGGAGCGTGCCCGCTCGGTGCTGGACCGGACCGCCGGGGATCTGCTCACCGGCGCCACGGTTCAGGCGGCCGGCACCGGGGAGCGTGTCCGTATCGAGGTCACGGGGCGTGCCTTGTCGCTGCTGCCGGGCGTTCCCGGGCTGCAGATCACTCAGGTCGCGACGGGCCCTATCGAGCGCTACACCTCGCCCGGAGGCTGA
- a CDS encoding GNAT family N-acetyltransferase — protein MKLLDACRTRHNQPPHHIPLRVLEGQPAQDFLTHRWPAMYTHDPDATPYQSPRFLRAWASLLPANSVPLILVAEGPAPAALALTLSRTSERGQPTRIQPLGSPHAEQVRPVGPGAHHPAVAHALARYLGAAASSETHVVVPDLPTHTHLGHILQAQPAWQHRTVDYATVPLPVQYANMSPSTRREHARRERTWAQLAADGRVLYSRTRTQTELAAATAIAEQLHQRRWAGHPVLHDADPGALLEVVRRIGPQEALVASLRLDNTPVAAAVCLYRGDTCYSVLPAMAPDHPELAFGHALTRLLTNDLARSGYRRLDLGRTLPDPGQHRYKTAYLCEWTTTLTAEAGTW, from the coding sequence GTGAAACTCCTCGACGCCTGCCGCACCCGCCACAACCAACCCCCCCATCACATCCCCCTGCGCGTCCTGGAAGGCCAGCCCGCCCAGGACTTCCTCACCCATCGCTGGCCAGCGATGTACACACATGATCCCGACGCCACGCCGTATCAATCACCTCGATTCCTGCGCGCCTGGGCCTCCCTGCTGCCAGCCAATTCGGTTCCGCTCATCCTCGTCGCTGAGGGCCCCGCCCCCGCTGCCCTGGCCCTGACGCTGTCGCGCACCAGCGAGCGAGGGCAGCCCACCCGCATCCAACCGCTCGGCTCACCGCACGCGGAACAGGTGCGCCCCGTCGGGCCCGGTGCACACCACCCGGCCGTCGCCCACGCCCTGGCCCGCTACCTCGGAGCCGCCGCGAGCAGCGAGACCCACGTCGTCGTCCCCGACCTGCCCACCCACACCCACCTGGGCCACATCCTGCAGGCGCAGCCCGCCTGGCAGCACCGCACCGTCGACTACGCGACCGTCCCGCTCCCCGTCCAGTACGCCAACATGAGCCCCTCCACGCGGCGTGAGCACGCACGCCGGGAACGCACCTGGGCGCAACTGGCTGCCGACGGCAGGGTGCTCTACTCCCGGACTCGGACCCAGACTGAACTCGCCGCGGCCACCGCCATCGCCGAGCAACTGCACCAGCGCCGCTGGGCCGGACACCCCGTCCTCCACGATGCGGACCCCGGGGCTCTGCTTGAGGTGGTCCGCCGGATCGGCCCGCAGGAGGCACTCGTCGCCAGCCTCCGTCTGGATAACACTCCCGTGGCAGCCGCGGTCTGCCTTTATCGCGGCGACACCTGCTACTCGGTGCTACCCGCCATGGCACCCGACCATCCCGAGCTGGCATTCGGCCACGCGTTGACGCGCCTTCTCACCAATGATCTTGCCCGCAGCGGCTACCGCCGACTCGACCTCGGCCGCACCCTGCCCGACCCAGGGCAGCACCGCTACAAGACCGCATATTTGTGCGAGTGGACCACGACGCTGACAGCCGAGGCCGGAACATGGTGA
- a CDS encoding acyl-CoA dehydrogenase family protein, with amino-acid sequence MDHTTADALTQALFEPDDFETVHEPWRGLIGNPGFRHDDALPDHERIAQSYRRLHAISDLLAHPFALAEDPIRLAGLHEWIAIADPATASLASIHHNLYLGSMAEANQHFTVDLTHTGVFLVTEIGAGCNAAELRTTATWDPATRTFDLHTPDAGARKFMPNTGPIGGAKDGVVAARLQVNGNDHGVFLFHVSITDPTGHPHPGIDVDTLPSRSGNNPLDHSITTFHHVRLSRFALLEGDHGNLSANGSFISAVEKPRARFLRSIRRVTAGKLAMSAGCLGVARAAMDIATRYAHNRYIPGRSEPVPIVSHRTHAERLTTRVSTLYALTCLHRHTLHAWAAHDQTNQEDLERDIALAKATITWACLDIVTEARERCGAHGILLVNALGGMADAISGAITAEGDNLAITVKAAGELLSADALLDATADHQGLIVTSLDEQTPLEDLCHLLACARDLLAITACSRFMTSDTKGLGRWNGSSRPAVDAATLHTAVQTGNAFRQAIDGCRHPQAKKLLRDMCRLVLLRQLAPHITTLVSRGNLTEDAALTLPEHIDNTVDRLTPHLLTLTDAFALPTEYLDE; translated from the coding sequence ATGGACCACACCACCGCCGACGCCCTGACACAAGCTCTCTTCGAGCCCGATGACTTCGAGACCGTCCACGAACCCTGGCGCGGCCTGATCGGCAACCCCGGCTTCCGCCACGACGACGCCCTGCCCGACCACGAGCGCATCGCCCAGTCCTACCGCCGACTCCACGCCATCAGCGATCTCCTCGCCCACCCCTTCGCTCTGGCCGAGGACCCCATCCGCCTGGCCGGCCTGCACGAATGGATAGCCATCGCCGATCCGGCCACCGCCTCACTCGCCTCAATCCATCACAACCTGTATCTCGGCAGCATGGCCGAAGCCAACCAACACTTCACTGTCGACCTCACCCACACCGGCGTCTTCCTCGTCACGGAGATCGGCGCTGGCTGCAATGCAGCCGAACTGCGAACCACTGCCACCTGGGACCCAGCAACACGCACCTTCGACCTCCACACACCGGATGCCGGCGCAAGGAAGTTCATGCCCAATACCGGGCCCATCGGCGGTGCGAAGGACGGTGTTGTCGCCGCTCGCCTGCAGGTCAACGGAAACGACCACGGCGTCTTCCTCTTCCACGTATCCATCACCGACCCCACCGGGCACCCACACCCCGGCATCGACGTGGACACCCTGCCGAGCCGATCCGGCAACAACCCACTGGACCACAGCATCACCACTTTCCACCACGTCAGACTGTCGCGCTTTGCGCTGCTGGAAGGCGACCACGGAAACCTGTCCGCGAACGGCTCCTTCATCAGCGCGGTGGAAAAGCCCCGTGCCCGTTTCCTCCGCAGCATCCGCCGCGTCACTGCCGGCAAATTGGCAATGTCCGCAGGGTGCCTGGGCGTAGCCCGCGCCGCGATGGACATCGCCACACGCTACGCCCACAACCGCTACATTCCCGGCAGGTCCGAGCCCGTTCCCATCGTCAGCCACCGAACCCACGCCGAGCGGCTGACCACGCGCGTCAGCACTCTCTACGCGCTGACGTGTCTCCACCGGCACACCCTCCATGCCTGGGCCGCTCACGACCAGACCAACCAGGAAGACCTCGAACGCGACATCGCCCTGGCCAAGGCCACGATCACCTGGGCATGTCTCGACATCGTCACCGAGGCCAGGGAACGATGCGGCGCCCACGGGATCCTCCTCGTCAACGCCTTGGGAGGGATGGCCGACGCAATCTCCGGGGCCATCACTGCCGAGGGCGACAACCTTGCGATCACAGTCAAAGCCGCCGGCGAGCTCCTTTCCGCAGACGCACTGCTCGACGCCACCGCCGACCATCAGGGCCTCATCGTCACATCCCTCGATGAACAGACCCCCCTGGAAGATCTGTGCCACCTGCTCGCCTGCGCCCGGGACCTGTTGGCCATCACCGCCTGCTCACGCTTCATGACCTCCGACACCAAAGGATTGGGCCGCTGGAACGGCAGCAGCCGTCCCGCCGTTGACGCCGCCACCCTTCACACCGCCGTCCAAACCGGCAACGCCTTCCGCCAAGCCATCGACGGCTGCCGCCATCCGCAAGCCAAAAAACTGCTCCGCGACATGTGCCGCCTGGTCCTGCTACGGCAGCTGGCACCCCACATCACCACACTCGTCAGTCGCGGAAACCTCACCGAAGACGCCGCCCTCACGCTCCCCGAACACATCGACAACACCGTCGACCGCCTGACCCCCCACCTCCTCACCCTCACCGACGCCTTCGCGCTCCCAACCGAATACCTAGATGAATGA
- a CDS encoding IS982 family transposase codes for MTTNLDALLAALYVFIDDHVAPRRRIGRPPKLTDAELLCLAVAQVLLGFPSARHWIRFVHARLGHLFRYLPQQSAYNKRLNAAGPLISRVIETLARQVPTWNDNLRLIDSTPVPCAASRETVKRSDLAGHAGYGYCPSHSRFFWGFRLYLLTTAEGMPVSWCLANPKLGERQVMTALLERDHHLIRSGQVILADKGFAGREFEAFLEECLGVHLVRPDMKNEPVRHGRLAHVRQWIEAVFDTLKGQLSLEQHGGRTLAGVFARTGQRLLALATVIWHNWTTNAPAKRSLIAYDH; via the coding sequence GTGACGACAAACCTGGACGCCCTTCTGGCGGCACTGTACGTGTTCATCGACGACCATGTGGCCCCGCGTCGCCGGATCGGGCGACCCCCGAAACTGACAGACGCCGAACTGCTGTGCCTGGCCGTCGCCCAGGTCCTGCTGGGCTTTCCCTCAGCCAGGCACTGGATCCGCTTCGTACACGCCCGCCTGGGACACCTCTTTCGCTATCTACCCCAACAGTCCGCCTACAACAAGCGCCTCAACGCAGCCGGCCCGCTGATCAGCCGCGTGATCGAGACCTTGGCCAGGCAGGTTCCCACGTGGAACGACAACCTGCGGTTGATCGATTCCACACCTGTGCCCTGCGCGGCCTCCCGCGAGACAGTCAAACGCTCCGACCTGGCCGGGCACGCCGGATACGGCTACTGCCCAAGCCATTCCCGCTTCTTCTGGGGATTCCGGCTCTACCTGCTGACCACCGCCGAGGGCATGCCGGTGTCCTGGTGCCTGGCCAACCCCAAACTCGGTGAACGTCAGGTGATGACCGCGCTGCTGGAACGCGACCACCACCTCATCCGCTCCGGTCAAGTGATCCTCGCGGACAAGGGCTTCGCCGGGCGGGAGTTCGAGGCGTTCCTCGAAGAGTGCCTGGGCGTCCATCTGGTGCGGCCGGACATGAAGAACGAGCCTGTCCGACATGGACGCCTGGCCCACGTCCGCCAGTGGATCGAGGCGGTATTCGACACCCTCAAAGGCCAGCTCAGCCTGGAACAACACGGAGGCCGAACACTCGCCGGTGTCTTCGCCCGCACCGGTCAACGACTCCTCGCCCTGGCCACGGTGATCTGGCACAACTGGACCACCAACGCCCCAGCCAAACGATCACTGATCGCGTATGACCACTGA
- a CDS encoding TadE family protein has protein sequence MRVRWRFGDDRGSQAVEAAIVTPLLVMLVCLAIAAGRLVLSGSHVDAAAADAAREASLARSVEAAQTGALAAARDTLGRQGVSCASTSVSVDTSGLNAPVGQPAAVTATVRCSVKLTDLLLPLPGAHTLTGTFTSVVDTYRERVAGS, from the coding sequence ATGCGTGTGCGCTGGCGGTTTGGCGATGACCGGGGCAGTCAGGCGGTCGAGGCAGCCATCGTGACGCCGTTGCTGGTGATGCTGGTGTGCCTGGCCATCGCCGCCGGCCGCCTGGTGCTGTCCGGCTCCCATGTGGATGCGGCGGCTGCCGATGCGGCCCGCGAAGCATCTTTGGCTCGCAGCGTCGAGGCCGCGCAGACTGGCGCCCTTGCCGCAGCTCGCGACACGCTCGGCCGCCAGGGGGTGTCGTGTGCGAGTACCAGCGTGTCGGTCGACACCAGCGGTCTCAATGCCCCCGTCGGTCAGCCCGCCGCGGTGACGGCCACGGTGCGGTGCAGCGTGAAACTGACGGATCTGCTGCTGCCCCTGCCGGGGGCGCACACACTGACGGGGACGTTCACCTCCGTGGTGGACACCTACCGAGAGCGAGTGGCGGGCTCATGA
- a CDS encoding ATP-grasp domain-containing protein has translation MRAITSSSRPVLVVLGAGDADMRAFTLEQIAATHPVLLMDTDPPAWAWPHTAAMWDIDLRDHDAVAAAITQLHTDRGVAGVTTYMEHHVELAARLAEDLGLPGANTAAMHACRDKALARTVFAEHAVPSAAFAEVQNEQEAVRQAKKVGYPVVVKPRGMAGSIGVLRADTPDEVRRAFETASEATVLGLHDYAVRGTLVEEYLPGPEISVECIVLGETDIRIIAVTRKSLGPEPRFVEVGHLVDAHDPLRNDHTIAEVTTAAIRSLGIQLGAVHVELRLTKAGPRVVEVNGRQAGDLIPLLVQLATGISLPRASAELALGRTPDLTPTRQDAAAIRFLYSSTVGQIEHQRLDDSHTPEDENPGTTDQSTLRQTNISSWLERIVWTRQVGAIVEDGLTIEDRLAHWVVTGPNIAACENRLAEMDKRVTCTITPLAPFASTCVR, from the coding sequence ATGCGCGCCATCACCTCTTCTTCGCGTCCGGTGCTCGTCGTCCTGGGCGCCGGCGATGCCGACATGCGCGCCTTCACCCTGGAGCAGATCGCCGCTACCCACCCCGTGCTGCTCATGGACACAGACCCGCCGGCCTGGGCCTGGCCCCACACCGCCGCCATGTGGGACATCGACCTGCGCGACCACGACGCCGTGGCGGCCGCGATCACGCAGCTGCACACGGACCGCGGAGTAGCCGGCGTGACGACCTACATGGAGCACCACGTCGAGCTCGCCGCGCGCTTGGCCGAGGACCTCGGCCTGCCCGGCGCGAACACGGCCGCGATGCACGCCTGCCGCGACAAAGCCCTCGCCCGCACCGTGTTCGCCGAACACGCCGTGCCCTCCGCGGCGTTCGCCGAGGTGCAGAACGAACAGGAGGCCGTCCGGCAGGCCAAGAAGGTGGGATACCCGGTCGTCGTCAAGCCCCGGGGAATGGCCGGGAGCATCGGAGTACTGCGAGCCGACACCCCTGACGAAGTCCGCCGCGCATTCGAGACCGCCTCTGAAGCGACCGTACTGGGACTGCACGACTACGCCGTGCGAGGCACCCTCGTGGAGGAGTACTTGCCCGGCCCGGAGATCAGTGTCGAATGCATCGTCCTAGGCGAGACCGACATACGAATCATCGCCGTCACCCGCAAGAGCCTAGGACCCGAACCACGGTTCGTGGAGGTCGGCCACCTGGTCGACGCCCATGACCCGCTCCGCAACGACCACACCATCGCCGAGGTGACCACGGCGGCCATCCGTTCCCTGGGCATACAACTGGGCGCAGTTCATGTGGAGTTGCGCCTGACCAAAGCCGGCCCCCGCGTGGTGGAGGTCAACGGCCGCCAAGCCGGCGACCTTATCCCGCTCCTGGTCCAGCTCGCCACCGGCATCAGCCTGCCCCGCGCGTCAGCAGAACTGGCACTGGGCCGCACCCCCGACCTCACCCCCACGCGCCAGGACGCCGCCGCCATCCGCTTCCTCTACTCCTCCACCGTCGGCCAGATCGAGCACCAGCGTCTCGACGACTCCCACACGCCCGAAGACGAGAACCCAGGCACCACCGACCAAAGCACGCTCCGGCAGACCAACATCTCCAGCTGGCTGGAGCGCATCGTGTGGACACGACAGGTCGGCGCCATCGTCGAAGACGGCCTGACCATAGAGGACCGCCTGGCCCACTGGGTCGTCACCGGCCCCAACATCGCCGCATGCGAGAACCGCCTGGCGGAGATGGACAAGCGCGTCACCTGCACCATCACCCCCCTCGCACCCTTCGCCAGCACGTGCGTGCGCTGA